ACGAAGATCAAAATAAGGAACGACAGTACGATTTTCCTGTTTGGACGGTTCATGTGGTAAACATTATCATCTTTTTATTCATTTTTCTAGTATAGGTAAATTTGATATTGAAGATACGTTCAGTTTATCGTAATCGGTTTATTTGAATACCCTTTATTGATTTTATCATATATAGAGTATATACTTTCCAACTATGGTTAGTTTTCTTTATACGGTAATTATATACCCATTAATTCAGATTATTGAATTCGCGTTCATGCTTTTTAACGGAGTCTTCAAAAATGCAGGAATCTCCGTTATTGGAGTCAGTTTTGCGGTCTCTATCTTATGCCTTCCGCTTTATATTGTTGCGGAACATTGGCAGCAGGTTCAGCGTGATATTGAAAAACGTCTTGATCCGGGGATAAGCCGCATAAAGGCCGTTTTTAAAGGCGATGAGCAGTATATGATTCTTTCTACTTTTTACAAACAGAATCATTACCATCCTATAATGGCGCTTCGTTCTTCTTTCGGGCTGCTTATTCAAATTCCGTTTTTTATTGCAGCTTACAGTTTCCTTTCAAAACTGCCCGTTCTGGCCGGAAAAAATTTTTTATTCATTAAAGACATGGGAGCGCCCGACGCTCTTTTTTCCATAGGAACTTTTCCCATAAACGTTTTGCCGATTGCAATGACCGTAATCAATATCGTTGCAGGCGCCATATATACGAAAGGTTTTAAGGCGAAAGACAAAATACAGATTTACGGAATGGCGCTTGTGTTTCTCGTCATTTTGTATAATTCGCCGTCAGGCCTTGTCTTGTATTGGACAATGAACAATATTTTTTCATTGGTGAAAAATATCTTTTATAAAATAAAAAATCCGTTAAAAGTTCTGTATCTTTTACTGGTAGTCGCTGTTGCCGGTCTGGATTATTATTTGCTGTTCATTCATAACGGCTTTCTGCATAAACGTATTCTTATGGCCGCGGTGTTTTCGCTTTTGCTTACGGCTCCGCTCGTACTCAAAGGAATCAGATTTCTGCTTGATACGGTGTTCGCACCGCTTGTGGAAGACCGGCGTGCGCGCTTGACTTTGTTTGTATGTTCTGCGGCTGCGCTTTGCCTGCTGGCCGGCTTCGTGATTCCGTCGTACGTTATCAATTCTTCCGCGGTGGAATTCGCGAATATCGACGGTTACGGAAATCCGCTGTTTTTTCTTTACAATTCGACTTTGCAGGTTTTCGGACTTGTGGTTTTTTGGGGACTTTGCGTTTATTTTCTTTTTAACGCCAGAGTTCAAGCGGTTTTTGCAATATGTATGCCGGTTGTTCTCTTTGTCGGATTGATTGACGCGTTTCTTTTTTCGGGAAGCTATGGCAATTTATCAAGATTGATTACCTTTTCAGCGACGATTACCGCAGCAAGCGGCACTATGCAGCTGCTGAATATGATCGGTATCATTGCAGCGGTGCTCGTTCCGATTATTATATTGAAATTCCGGAAAGTCAAATTGCTGAACGGTATCGTCTCGATTATTCTGATTGCGGAATGTGCCATAACGGTAATCCATATCGGTCAGATTAACGGCAGTTATAACGATTATGAAGACACCATCGCCGATGGAGTCAGCAGCGAAATGCATATTTCCCCAGTGTATCATCTTTCAAAAACAGGCAAGAACGTCGTGGTTTTTATGCTGGACAGGGCAGAAAACGCGTATGTGGAACCTATCTTTGAAACGTTTCCTGAACTTTACGATATCTACGACGGTTTTACTCTCTATCGGAATACAATATCGTATAATCAGGGAACGCTGCTGGGGGCGCCGCCGCTGTTCGGCGGTTATGAATATACGCCGGCAGAAATGAATGCGCGCAGTTCAGCGCGGCTGGTTGATAAACAAAACGAATCACTGCTGTTATTGCCGCGTATTTTTACGGAACAAGCCGATTTTAACGCGACTGTCTCTGATTTAAGTTGGGCAAATTACAGTTGGATTCCGGATATGTCTATTTGTGATCCGTACTCAGATATTACCGGATTTAATGTTCAGCGGAAATATTCAAGTTTGTGGGTAAAAGAGAATCCGGATAAAATTAAGGAAAATATTACCAGCAACGCCATAAAGCGGAATCTTACGTGGTTCAGTCTTTTTAAAATGGTTCCGCTTTTTATGCGTGACAGCGTGTATGACGACGGAATTTGGTGGTCGTCCGACGAGCAAACTGGTGATATAATGGAATTTATCGATTATTATTCTGCTCTTGCGTTTCTACCCCGTTTAACGGATTTTACCTCCGAGAAAAACGCATATTTTACTATCGTAAACGACACGACTCATTCGGGACAAGAGCTGCAAGCTCCGGATTACGAGCCTGCGATAGAAGTTACGGATAAGGGGCCGAAACCGTTAAGCGAATACAGCAGTGTCGGCGGAAATATCGCTGCTTTTAAACGGCTCGGCGAATGGATACAGTATCTTAAAGAAAACGATTGCTATGATAATACCAGAATAATCATGGTCAGCGACCACGGAATCGGCACTGCGGACGGTAAAAGGCTTGATTTTCCCGAAACTTGGAATATGGCGTATAATCCCGATCATAACCATCCGCTGCTGTTCGTGAAAGATTTTAACGCGACGGGTAAGCTCGTCATAAATAACGATTTTATGACTAACGC
This sequence is a window from Treponema brennaborense DSM 12168. Protein-coding genes within it:
- a CDS encoding YidC/Oxa1 family membrane protein insertase: MLFNGVFKNAGISVIGVSFAVSILCLPLYIVAEHWQQVQRDIEKRLDPGISRIKAVFKGDEQYMILSTFYKQNHYHPIMALRSSFGLLIQIPFFIAAYSFLSKLPVLAGKNFLFIKDMGAPDALFSIGTFPINVLPIAMTVINIVAGAIYTKGFKAKDKIQIYGMALVFLVILYNSPSGLVLYWTMNNIFSLVKNIFYKIKNPLKVLYLLLVVAVAGLDYYLLFIHNGFLHKRILMAAVFSLLLTAPLVLKGIRFLLDTVFAPLVEDRRARLTLFVCSAAALCLLAGFVIPSYVINSSAVEFANIDGYGNPLFFLYNSTLQVFGLVVFWGLCVYFLFNARVQAVFAICMPVVLFVGLIDAFLFSGSYGNLSRLITFSATITAASGTMQLLNMIGIIAAVLVPIIILKFRKVKLLNGIVSIILIAECAITVIHIGQINGSYNDYEDTIADGVSSEMHISPVYHLSKTGKNVVVFMLDRAENAYVEPIFETFPELYDIYDGFTLYRNTISYNQGTLLGAPPLFGGYEYTPAEMNARSSARLVDKQNESLLLLPRIFTEQADFNATVSDLSWANYSWIPDMSICDPYSDITGFNVQRKYSSLWVKENPDKIKENITSNAIKRNLTWFSLFKMVPLFMRDSVYDDGIWWSSDEQTGDIMEFIDYYSALAFLPRLTDFTSEKNAYFTIVNDTTHSGQELQAPDYEPAIEVTDKGPKPLSEYSSVGGNIAAFKRLGEWIQYLKENDCYDNTRIIMVSDHGIGTADGKRLDFPETWNMAYNPDHNHPLLFVKDFNATGKLVINNDFMTNADVPALALKDLVEKPINPFTGKEITEIKPEDKKASGVVLTHNWRPGGNGINTFKVPQKDWYTIKENIFDAANWQQGIN